One window from the genome of Cyclobacterium amurskyense encodes:
- a CDS encoding AI-2E family transporter: MSTAKLLPIQHLAYSLISISLLLWLLNIGAFILVPLVWGIFFAFALYPVSKKLESFFLPRSFAIAVSIVFVTALVGAVIYILINQMVLLLSDIPEINTLLHEKTNKYWSELESSIGINSFLDKEEWQSIKWFADGNLNETLFNTGKSITLIGIIPLYIFLLLYYRDFFVAFLLKVSSKRNEAILKWVGDVGRVIHAYLIGMVKVTLFVALLSGLYFYFFGVKYYLLFALFIAILNLIPYIGVAISSVLVIFYVFLTSDTVLAPILTLAVLWGIQLIENNLITPLVVGAKVKVNVLAVVLAVLIGGAVWGISGMVLFIPLVGILKITLDKIPSLQPYGYLLGDDFPQVDKGPSFFQYLKHKWAKK; the protein is encoded by the coding sequence ATGTCTACTGCCAAACTTCTACCAATACAGCATTTAGCGTATTCTCTAATCTCCATTTCCTTATTGCTATGGTTGTTAAATATAGGTGCCTTTATATTGGTCCCTTTGGTTTGGGGTATCTTTTTCGCTTTTGCTTTGTATCCTGTTAGCAAAAAACTAGAGTCCTTTTTTCTACCCAGGTCTTTTGCTATTGCTGTCAGTATTGTATTTGTAACTGCTTTAGTGGGAGCAGTTATTTATATTCTGATTAATCAAATGGTACTTTTGCTCTCTGACATTCCTGAAATAAATACCCTATTGCATGAAAAAACGAATAAGTATTGGTCTGAATTAGAATCCAGTATTGGCATAAATAGTTTTTTAGACAAAGAAGAGTGGCAATCTATCAAATGGTTTGCCGATGGGAATCTAAATGAAACGCTTTTTAACACAGGCAAGTCGATTACATTAATCGGAATAATTCCCTTGTATATTTTTTTACTACTTTACTACAGAGATTTTTTTGTGGCTTTCTTACTTAAGGTATCTTCCAAAAGAAATGAGGCCATATTAAAATGGGTAGGTGATGTTGGTAGGGTTATTCACGCTTATCTGATAGGTATGGTAAAAGTCACCCTATTTGTAGCGCTATTGTCCGGTCTGTATTTTTACTTTTTTGGCGTCAAATATTATTTATTGTTTGCCCTGTTTATAGCAATATTAAACCTTATACCTTATATAGGTGTGGCCATTAGTTCTGTTCTAGTCATTTTCTACGTTTTCCTTACCTCTGACACAGTTCTTGCACCAATCCTTACCCTTGCTGTACTTTGGGGAATTCAACTTATCGAAAACAACTTAATCACGCCTTTGGTAGTTGGTGCTAAAGTCAAAGTCAATGTGTTGGCTGTTGTATTGGCTGTACTGATTGGTGGAGCGGTATGGGGAATTTCTGGAATGGTGCTATTCATCCCCTTGGTTGGAATTTTAAAAATCACCCTCGATAAGATTCCCTCGCTTCAACCTTATGGCTATTTATTAGGAGACGATTTTCCCCAAGTTGATAAAGGCCCATCTTTCTTTCAGTACCTAAAACACAAATGGGCTAAAAAATAA
- a CDS encoding YncE family protein, producing the protein MKQYSKFLFYSFILSVFAIWSCGSKNTESAKEESSDEIEVEQAAVAASLEKVWETAAELTTNESAHYEESDGMIYVANIEGGPSEKDGVGSISKLNAKGEIVERNWVSGLNAPKGMTVMGDYLYVTDVDRLLEIEMATGKINKSYEVENAVFLNDADNDGNRVYFTDMKANKILFLENGEIKTFAENQPNINGLRIGNGNTLYGLDADGFKQYKSDGSFEIINSAVTGGDGLIVLDEDTFIASKWGGEIYLIQNGQEVKLLDTSAEESNTADIGYIPEENLVIVPTFFKNKVVAYKLSY; encoded by the coding sequence ATGAAACAATATAGCAAGTTTTTATTCTACAGTTTTATTTTAAGTGTATTTGCCATATGGAGCTGCGGATCGAAAAATACTGAGTCAGCAAAGGAAGAGTCCAGCGATGAAATAGAAGTTGAACAGGCTGCTGTGGCCGCCTCTCTGGAAAAGGTATGGGAAACCGCGGCTGAGCTTACCACAAATGAGTCGGCGCATTATGAAGAAAGTGATGGAATGATTTATGTTGCCAATATAGAAGGTGGTCCTTCAGAAAAAGATGGTGTTGGCTCAATCTCCAAACTAAACGCCAAAGGAGAGATCGTTGAAAGAAATTGGGTAAGTGGGTTGAATGCACCTAAAGGAATGACCGTAATGGGTGATTACCTGTACGTTACTGATGTAGACAGGTTATTAGAGATTGAAATGGCTACCGGAAAAATCAACAAATCCTATGAGGTAGAAAATGCGGTGTTTTTGAACGATGCAGACAACGATGGGAATAGGGTCTATTTCACAGACATGAAAGCCAATAAAATCTTATTCCTAGAAAATGGTGAGATCAAAACATTTGCAGAAAACCAGCCCAATATCAATGGATTACGTATAGGTAATGGCAACACATTGTATGGACTTGATGCCGATGGTTTTAAACAATATAAAAGCGATGGGAGTTTTGAAATCATAAACAGTGCTGTTACCGGTGGTGATGGTTTAATCGTTCTTGATGAAGATACTTTTATTGCCAGTAAATGGGGTGGTGAAATTTACCTTATCCAAAATGGTCAGGAAGTGAAATTATTGGACACTTCAGCCGAAGAGTCAAATACAGCAGACATCGGCTATATTCCTGAGGAAAATTTGGTGATTGTTCCTACCTTCTTTAAAAACAAAGTAGTAGCTTATAAACTCTCCTATTAG
- a CDS encoding glutaredoxin family protein, with protein MKNLFLIIVIVISLGCKHQAGNKIIIYGSEKCNHCIQLKDDLDSAGMQYTFYDLDVNREKELEMINKLKKHKIRGNVSIPVLDLNGKQLIIGADFKKLQRVLKSIK; from the coding sequence ATGAAAAATCTTTTTTTAATTATAGTAATTGTAATTAGCCTTGGATGCAAGCATCAGGCGGGGAATAAAATAATCATTTACGGAAGTGAAAAATGCAATCATTGTATTCAACTCAAGGATGACTTAGACAGTGCAGGAATGCAATATACTTTCTATGATCTAGATGTAAATCGGGAAAAAGAATTGGAGATGATTAATAAATTAAAAAAACATAAAATTCGAGGCAATGTTTCCATCCCTGTCCTTGACCTAAATGGTAAACAATTAATTATAGGGGCAGATTTTAAGAAGTTGCAAAGGGTATTAAAATCAATAAAATAA
- a CDS encoding acyl-ACP desaturase, which produces MKKSENINYELEKNAEVISQLNDFVTETVGTTLMDPDDCWQPTDFLPDMTQPDAIDQVKELRERAAVIPDTIITSLIGNMITEEALPSYQTYFNMLEGVNEDGSLISDQGWVQWTKAWTAEENRHGDLLNKYLYLSGRADMRKVEQTIHRLIYNGFDPRSEKDPYQAIVYTSFQERATKISHVNTGKLADKAGDYVLGKICKQIAGDEARHEKAYKSFMSEIIKIDPSGAVLAFEKMMRKQIVMPAVLMAKGGSNPSLFDQFSAITQKVGIYTGWDYARIIDHLVKLWEIETVTGLNEAASKAQEYLSGLSSRYMRLADRMKTPDEISLAWISK; this is translated from the coding sequence ATGAAGAAGTCAGAAAATATTAATTACGAACTTGAAAAGAATGCCGAAGTTATCAGCCAGCTGAACGACTTTGTGACAGAAACCGTAGGGACTACCCTTATGGATCCCGATGATTGTTGGCAACCAACTGATTTTCTTCCTGATATGACACAACCTGATGCAATCGATCAGGTAAAAGAACTAAGGGAAAGAGCAGCTGTAATTCCTGACACCATCATCACTTCGTTGATTGGAAACATGATAACGGAAGAGGCACTTCCCAGCTATCAAACCTATTTCAATATGTTGGAAGGGGTAAATGAAGATGGTTCTCTTATTAGCGACCAAGGTTGGGTACAATGGACCAAAGCCTGGACCGCAGAAGAGAATCGACACGGTGATCTGTTGAACAAATACTTGTACTTATCAGGCAGAGCTGATATGAGAAAAGTGGAACAAACCATTCATCGATTAATCTACAATGGTTTTGATCCCAGATCTGAGAAAGACCCTTATCAAGCCATCGTTTATACTTCCTTTCAAGAAAGAGCAACCAAAATCTCCCATGTTAATACAGGTAAATTAGCCGATAAAGCTGGGGATTATGTATTGGGGAAAATCTGTAAGCAGATAGCAGGTGATGAGGCAAGACATGAAAAAGCTTATAAAAGCTTTATGTCAGAAATCATAAAAATTGATCCTAGCGGAGCTGTTCTTGCGTTTGAAAAAATGATGAGAAAACAAATCGTTATGCCTGCAGTATTAATGGCAAAAGGTGGTAGTAACCCAAGCTTGTTTGATCAGTTTTCTGCTATTACTCAGAAAGTAGGTATTTATACTGGCTGGGATTATGCACGTATAATCGATCACTTGGTAAAACTTTGGGAAATAGAAACTGTTACAGGTTTAAATGAAGCGGCTTCAAAAGCTCAAGAATACCTTTCTGGCCTGTCCTCAAGGTACATGAGATTGGCTGACCGAATGAAAACACCAGACGAAATTAGTTTGGCATGGATAAGTAAATAA
- a CDS encoding dipeptidase: protein MKNSNAFLYCLIAVIFVSCSSSSSEEQYLDLSDEERLVLAKKIAHNTIMVDGHVDLPYRMRIGGFSLQKEILNVAERTEGGNFDYPRSKEGGLDAPFMSIYIPSRYQESGGAKVLADSLIRMTKGIATTWPDKFAMAYSPQDIQRNFEMGKISLPLGMENGAPIEDDIGNVEYFYNQGIRYITLTHGKDNLIGDSSYDTTYTHGGLSEFGVKVVNEMNRLGVIVDISHVSDDTFYDVMEISKAPVIASHSSVRHFTPGFERNMNDDMISKLGEKGGVIMINFGGDFIDETFGEKSSKVNEHIVNWLADNNRKRSDPEAIAYIEKYVLENNPFPSVGKVADHIDHVLNLVGVDHIGLGSDFDGVGDTLPTGLKDVSMYPNLIAELLKRGYSKEDIEKICYKNIFRVWNEVIAFAKST, encoded by the coding sequence ATGAAAAATTCGAATGCTTTTTTATACTGTTTAATCGCTGTAATATTTGTCTCGTGTTCTTCATCCTCCTCTGAGGAGCAATACCTGGATCTTTCAGATGAAGAAAGATTAGTCCTTGCAAAAAAAATTGCACACAATACTATAATGGTAGACGGCCATGTGGATTTACCCTATAGAATGAGAATAGGAGGGTTTTCACTTCAAAAGGAGATTTTAAATGTGGCAGAGCGAACAGAAGGAGGGAATTTTGATTACCCTCGTTCCAAAGAAGGGGGGTTGGATGCTCCTTTTATGTCCATATACATTCCCTCAAGATACCAAGAATCAGGAGGGGCCAAGGTGCTTGCAGATTCACTTATCCGGATGACAAAAGGGATTGCAACTACCTGGCCTGATAAATTTGCAATGGCTTACAGTCCACAAGATATACAGCGTAATTTCGAGATGGGTAAAATTTCCCTTCCTCTGGGTATGGAAAATGGAGCACCTATAGAGGACGATATTGGTAATGTGGAGTATTTTTATAATCAGGGTATACGGTACATAACCCTAACACATGGTAAGGATAACCTGATTGGAGACTCTTCCTATGACACTACTTATACCCATGGTGGATTAAGTGAATTTGGAGTGAAAGTTGTTAATGAAATGAATCGTTTAGGTGTAATAGTTGACATCTCCCATGTGTCTGATGATACATTTTATGATGTGATGGAAATAAGTAAAGCCCCAGTGATAGCCTCTCATTCATCAGTACGTCATTTCACACCTGGTTTCGAACGAAATATGAACGATGACATGATATCCAAACTGGGAGAAAAGGGAGGAGTCATTATGATAAATTTTGGGGGAGATTTTATTGATGAAACCTTTGGTGAAAAAAGCAGCAAGGTCAATGAGCATATTGTGAATTGGCTAGCGGATAATAATAGGAAGAGGAGCGATCCTGAGGCCATCGCCTACATAGAGAAATATGTTCTTGAAAACAATCCTTTTCCATCTGTTGGAAAGGTGGCTGACCATATAGACCATGTGCTCAATTTGGTAGGTGTTGACCATATTGGGCTTGGTTCAGATTTTGATGGAGTTGGTGATACTTTGCCAACCGGCCTCAAGGATGTGTCAATGTACCCAAATCTAATTGCCGAACTCCTTAAGAGGGGGTATAGCAAAGAGGATATAGAGAAAATCTGTTATAAGAATATTTTCAGGGTTTGGAATGAGGTGATAGCCTTTGCTAAATCAACCTAA
- a CDS encoding aldehyde dehydrogenase (NADP(+)) yields the protein MSQIENSFQEAQEAFLILKQQGSKKRAAFLKEVASQIELLREDLIPLAAKESHLPEGRITGELGRTLGQINLFANLVEEGSWVEAVIDHSDSERKPAPKPDIRRMLRPLGPIVVFGASNFPLAFSTAGGDTISALASGCPVLYKAHPAHPETSRMVAKAISSAVSISGLPKGTFQHIEGGIDTGQKLATHPLAKAVAFTGSFKGGKALFDACNKRKLPIPVYAEMGSVNPIFAMEAYLNENLLAAANAYAGSLVLGVGQFCTNPGLIFVPKAQEEAFSEQVVSQLKEVAGAPMLHEGICNTYHQALKNLAKSDKLEWLLTTEASQILTGNPSLAKVKASDWLNEEAFQEEVFGPFAIMVVYESPEELEQVAVRLNGQLTCTVWGESTELSANKGFLNLIEEKCGRLLFKGVPTGVEVGHAMQHGGPFPSTTDSRSTSVGSHAITRFARPVAFQDMPEALLPEELVEANPLGILRKVDGVFVR from the coding sequence ATGAGTCAGATAGAAAACAGTTTTCAGGAAGCACAGGAAGCCTTTTTAATTTTAAAGCAACAAGGGAGTAAAAAGAGGGCTGCATTTTTAAAAGAGGTAGCCAGTCAAATCGAACTTTTAAGGGAAGATTTAATTCCACTTGCCGCAAAAGAATCACATTTACCTGAAGGGAGAATTACCGGAGAACTAGGAAGAACACTTGGGCAAATTAATCTATTTGCCAATTTGGTAGAAGAGGGAAGTTGGGTCGAAGCGGTCATCGACCATTCAGATTCAGAAAGAAAACCTGCTCCAAAACCTGATATTCGTAGAATGCTAAGACCCTTGGGCCCAATTGTGGTTTTTGGTGCCAGTAACTTTCCATTGGCTTTCTCTACAGCTGGGGGGGATACAATTTCTGCCTTGGCATCTGGTTGTCCTGTACTGTACAAAGCCCATCCGGCCCATCCTGAAACTTCAAGAATGGTAGCCAAAGCAATAAGTTCAGCAGTAAGCATTTCTGGATTGCCAAAAGGTACTTTTCAACATATAGAAGGAGGAATTGACACTGGGCAGAAATTGGCGACCCACCCTTTGGCGAAAGCTGTAGCTTTTACAGGTTCTTTTAAGGGGGGGAAGGCACTGTTTGATGCATGCAATAAAAGAAAGCTACCGATCCCCGTTTATGCTGAAATGGGTAGTGTTAATCCAATATTTGCCATGGAAGCCTACTTAAATGAAAACCTGCTAGCCGCTGCCAATGCTTACGCAGGATCTTTGGTTTTAGGTGTGGGACAGTTTTGCACAAACCCAGGGTTAATTTTCGTACCGAAAGCACAAGAGGAGGCTTTTTCAGAACAGGTAGTAAGCCAGTTAAAGGAAGTAGCCGGAGCACCCATGCTACATGAGGGGATTTGTAATACCTATCATCAGGCCTTGAAAAACCTTGCCAAATCAGACAAACTAGAGTGGTTATTGACTACAGAAGCTTCTCAAATACTTACTGGCAATCCATCCCTAGCGAAAGTGAAAGCAAGCGATTGGTTGAATGAGGAAGCCTTCCAAGAGGAAGTTTTTGGTCCCTTTGCCATTATGGTTGTTTACGAATCCCCTGAAGAGCTTGAGCAAGTTGCGGTTAGGCTAAATGGGCAACTTACCTGTACGGTATGGGGAGAATCTACTGAATTATCAGCCAACAAAGGTTTTCTAAACCTCATTGAAGAAAAATGTGGCCGATTGCTATTTAAGGGTGTTCCAACTGGAGTGGAAGTGGGGCATGCAATGCAACATGGAGGCCCTTTCCCTTCAACCACCGACAGCAGAAGTACATCCGTTGGAAGTCATGCCATCACCCGTTTTGCCAGACCTGTAGCCTTTCAGGATATGCCAGAGGCTTTATTGCCGGAGGAGCTTGTAGAGGCAAACCCATTAGGGATTCTTAGAAAAGTTGATGGAGTTTTTGTTAGGTAA
- the rho gene encoding transcription termination factor Rho — MYNIEELRIRLLSELKEIAEELGVKNFKSLKKEDLVYAILDQQAITPEKSLPRKKPSKVEVEIEADQDIKTPNTDIKESKPVSEEKPKFKRQNVTKIQNDSAEGVDKDIKPSRPVKAKERPIKSDDRPSKQEDRPSKSEDRPSKPDSKKSEGVDKSNKEKVANKRPTEVSKEDENKGRSFRPRRRAVVDVEETKTSQDTSSNSSNSEPEFTKRKPAKETSEDQPTQEKAYSPKRKPSVTIKDFDGIIENSGVLEIMSDGYGFLRSLDYNYLASPDDIYVSPSQIKLFGLKTGDNIQGQIRPPKEGEKYFALLKVGTVNGKTTDEIRDRIPFEYLTPLFPEERLRLTTTHDNLSTRIVDLFAPIGKGQRGMIVAQPKTGKTVLLQRIANAIAENHPEVHLMILLIDERPEEVTDMARSVKAEVISSTFDEQAERHVKVAALVLEKAKRMVECGHDVVILLDSITRLARAHNTVVPSSGKILSGGVDANALHKPKRFFGAARNVENGGSLTIIATALVETGSKMDEVIFEEFKGTGNMELSLDRKLSNRRIYPAIDVPGSGTRREDLLMDKEEMQRVWILRKIMSDMTSQEAMEFLLQRMKGTRDNAEFLISMNS; from the coding sequence ATGTATAACATAGAAGAATTAAGAATCAGGCTACTGTCTGAATTAAAAGAGATAGCAGAGGAGTTGGGGGTAAAAAATTTTAAATCTTTAAAAAAGGAAGATTTGGTTTATGCCATTTTGGACCAACAAGCTATCACCCCTGAGAAATCCCTACCTAGGAAAAAACCATCTAAAGTGGAAGTGGAGATAGAGGCGGATCAAGATATAAAAACACCAAATACCGATATAAAAGAAAGTAAACCGGTAAGCGAAGAAAAGCCAAAGTTTAAAAGGCAAAATGTCACCAAAATTCAGAACGACAGTGCTGAAGGAGTGGATAAAGACATTAAACCTTCCCGACCTGTTAAGGCTAAAGAAAGACCAATCAAGTCTGACGATAGACCTTCCAAACAAGAGGACAGACCTTCTAAATCAGAAGATAGACCTAGCAAACCTGATTCAAAAAAATCAGAAGGTGTAGATAAATCCAACAAGGAGAAGGTGGCGAATAAAAGACCAACTGAAGTTTCTAAAGAGGATGAAAATAAGGGAAGAAGTTTTAGGCCAAGGAGAAGAGCTGTAGTAGACGTTGAAGAAACTAAAACAAGCCAAGATACTAGCAGCAATTCCTCAAATTCTGAACCTGAGTTCACGAAGCGGAAGCCAGCCAAAGAAACCTCAGAAGATCAACCAACTCAAGAGAAAGCTTATTCCCCTAAAAGAAAGCCTTCGGTAACTATTAAAGATTTTGATGGTATTATAGAGAACTCAGGTGTTCTCGAGATAATGTCTGATGGATATGGGTTTTTACGTTCTTTGGATTATAACTATCTGGCTTCTCCAGATGATATATACGTATCTCCTTCACAGATAAAACTTTTTGGCCTGAAAACAGGTGACAATATTCAAGGTCAGATTAGACCTCCTAAAGAAGGCGAGAAGTATTTTGCCTTACTAAAAGTAGGGACGGTCAATGGAAAGACTACAGATGAAATAAGAGATAGAATCCCATTTGAATACCTTACACCATTGTTTCCAGAGGAACGATTGAGGTTGACAACCACACATGATAATTTGTCTACACGTATTGTAGATCTATTTGCTCCAATTGGAAAAGGACAAAGAGGCATGATAGTGGCCCAGCCAAAGACTGGTAAAACGGTGCTTTTACAAAGAATTGCCAACGCAATTGCTGAAAATCACCCTGAGGTTCATTTGATGATTCTATTAATTGACGAAAGACCGGAAGAGGTGACAGACATGGCACGTTCTGTAAAAGCAGAAGTGATCTCTTCTACTTTTGATGAACAAGCTGAAAGACACGTAAAAGTAGCTGCATTGGTTTTAGAGAAAGCAAAGAGAATGGTGGAGTGTGGACACGATGTGGTTATATTGCTTGACTCAATTACCAGACTTGCAAGAGCTCACAATACAGTAGTGCCTTCTTCAGGAAAAATATTATCCGGTGGTGTTGATGCCAATGCCCTACATAAGCCAAAACGTTTCTTTGGAGCAGCGAGGAATGTGGAGAATGGTGGTTCACTTACCATTATTGCTACGGCACTTGTTGAAACTGGTTCTAAAATGGATGAAGTGATCTTTGAAGAATTCAAAGGTACTGGTAATATGGAGCTATCTCTAGATAGAAAACTTTCAAACAGAAGGATTTATCCAGCCATAGATGTTCCTGGTTCAGGTACAAGAAGAGAAGATCTTCTGATGGACAAAGAAGAGATGCAACGTGTATGGATACTTCGAAAAATCATGTCCGACATGACTTCTCAAGAAGCAATGGAATTCTTATTACAGAGGATGAAAGGTACAAGAGACAATGCAGAATTTTTAATTAGCATGAATAGTTAA
- a CDS encoding DUF721 domain-containing protein produces MKKYSHDSTRKRNTSPLKEVFEELLEAYRIKDKFSEKTVIQEWSQLMGKTVASRTQSLSVRQKILYVKISSGPLKKEIMMNKTKVLTLIAEKYGKGVINDLVIL; encoded by the coding sequence ATGAAAAAATATTCGCATGATTCCACCAGAAAAAGGAATACTTCCCCACTAAAAGAAGTATTTGAAGAACTCTTGGAGGCTTATCGTATCAAGGATAAATTTTCAGAAAAAACAGTGATACAGGAATGGAGCCAACTGATGGGTAAAACTGTAGCTTCCCGAACGCAAAGTCTATCAGTGAGGCAAAAAATCCTTTATGTAAAGATAAGTTCTGGCCCACTTAAAAAGGAAATTATGATGAATAAAACCAAGGTATTGACACTCATTGCTGAAAAATACGGTAAAGGAGTCATCAATGACCTTGTTATTCTATAA
- the recQ gene encoding DNA helicase RecQ — MKPIEVLKKYYGYDSFRGQQESIIRQVLEKKDCIALMPTGAGKSVCYQVPAMVLPGLTLVVSPLIALMKDQVDAMNEIGIPAAFLNSTMDISEQRHVSDQAMNGGIKLLYVAPERLFSGGYPLVNALKEMNLSLVAVDEAHCVSQWGHDFRPEYLKLGALRKAFPETPFLALTATADKLTRQDIASRLSLNKPEWFISSFDRPNITYRVALRSDAFGKLVDFLHLRPNDSGIVYCLSRKSVEATASKLNANGFSALPYHAGLSKDIRQENQEKFIKDEVKIIVATIAFGMGIDKSNVRFVVHTNMPQNIESYYQETGRAGRDGLPGEALLFYSLGDSITLRRMIESAENEDYVKHMKAKMNTMVQFCQTKSCRRRYLLNYFGEEYPQDCGNCDVCFQKNNKSDMTVFSQMLLSAVVRLGQQFGLGHVILVLRGSQAAKVTESQKSLSVYGIGKDRSEDFWKRLGFQLIAEGYLLQEDPKMPVLKLSDLGWEKLKLKEKFLLSMEEEVFKRTESSTEKDEALFDKLRTTRKELADAQNVPPYIVFSDATLVEMSQQYPKNERELIRVSGIGQLKLERYGEAFLKVITTHIKENNIVPPKKTGAPVVRKIKTAPSASVQETFELYKEGKTIFQIAQVRSLAKTTIEGHIVRLIEENKLDKKTFLSEEDAQAIVAVANKIEDFGLKKLKDHFGEKYSYFELKVALSEIKESK; from the coding sequence ATGAAACCAATAGAAGTATTAAAAAAATATTACGGATACGATTCTTTTAGAGGTCAGCAGGAATCGATTATTCGTCAAGTACTTGAAAAGAAAGATTGTATAGCGCTAATGCCCACAGGTGCTGGTAAATCTGTTTGCTATCAGGTTCCTGCAATGGTTTTACCAGGACTCACCCTAGTAGTTTCTCCCTTGATAGCTCTGATGAAGGATCAGGTAGATGCGATGAATGAAATCGGTATTCCTGCAGCATTTCTGAATTCCACCATGGATATCAGTGAGCAAAGACATGTTTCTGATCAGGCCATGAATGGTGGTATAAAGCTATTGTATGTAGCACCCGAGCGTCTTTTTTCTGGTGGCTATCCATTGGTTAATGCACTCAAGGAGATGAATCTTTCTTTGGTGGCTGTTGATGAAGCCCACTGTGTATCACAATGGGGGCATGACTTTAGACCAGAATATTTAAAGTTGGGGGCACTAAGGAAAGCATTTCCAGAAACACCCTTTCTGGCTTTAACAGCTACTGCAGATAAGTTAACTAGACAAGACATTGCTAGCAGGCTTTCACTGAATAAGCCCGAATGGTTTATTTCCTCATTTGATCGGCCTAATATTACCTATAGAGTTGCCTTAAGGTCTGACGCTTTTGGTAAACTGGTTGATTTCCTTCACCTAAGGCCCAATGATTCTGGTATTGTCTATTGCCTGTCCAGGAAGTCTGTAGAAGCCACTGCTTCTAAACTAAATGCGAATGGCTTCTCAGCATTGCCATATCATGCAGGTTTAAGCAAAGATATTCGGCAAGAAAATCAAGAGAAGTTTATAAAGGATGAGGTTAAAATAATTGTAGCTACCATTGCCTTTGGGATGGGGATAGACAAGTCCAATGTCCGATTTGTAGTGCATACCAATATGCCTCAAAATATAGAGAGCTATTATCAAGAGACCGGTAGAGCGGGTAGGGATGGTTTGCCTGGAGAGGCATTGTTGTTCTATAGCTTAGGCGATAGTATCACACTGAGGAGAATGATAGAGAGTGCCGAAAATGAAGATTATGTTAAGCACATGAAGGCAAAAATGAACACCATGGTTCAGTTTTGCCAAACCAAGTCTTGTAGACGCAGGTATTTGCTTAATTACTTTGGTGAGGAATATCCTCAGGATTGTGGCAATTGTGATGTTTGTTTTCAGAAAAACAACAAGTCAGACATGACTGTTTTTTCTCAAATGTTGTTGTCGGCCGTGGTGCGGCTTGGGCAACAATTTGGTTTAGGACATGTTATTCTGGTTTTAAGAGGTTCTCAGGCAGCTAAGGTAACCGAAAGTCAAAAGTCATTGTCAGTTTATGGTATAGGGAAAGACAGGTCAGAAGACTTTTGGAAACGATTGGGATTTCAACTTATTGCAGAAGGCTACCTTCTGCAGGAAGATCCAAAAATGCCTGTGTTGAAATTAAGTGATTTGGGCTGGGAGAAATTGAAGCTTAAGGAGAAATTCCTATTGTCCATGGAAGAAGAGGTGTTCAAACGAACTGAATCAAGTACAGAAAAGGATGAAGCACTTTTCGATAAACTTAGAACTACCCGGAAAGAACTGGCAGATGCCCAGAATGTTCCTCCTTATATTGTTTTTTCAGATGCTACTCTTGTGGAAATGAGTCAACAGTATCCCAAAAACGAAAGGGAATTAATTCGAGTTAGTGGGATTGGTCAGCTTAAATTAGAAAGGTATGGAGAAGCCTTTTTAAAGGTGATAACAACCCATATAAAGGAGAATAATATTGTTCCTCCAAAAAAAACAGGAGCTCCAGTAGTTCGCAAAATAAAAACGGCTCCATCAGCTTCCGTCCAGGAAACGTTTGAACTTTATAAGGAAGGTAAAACTATTTTTCAAATTGCTCAAGTCCGCAGCCTCGCTAAAACCACAATCGAAGGGCATATAGTGCGCTTGATTGAGGAAAATAAATTAGATAAAAAAACTTTCCTGAGCGAGGAAGATGCCCAAGCTATCGTAGCCGTTGCCAATAAAATTGAGGATTTTGGACTTAAAAAATTGAAAGATCATTTCGGGGAAAAATACAGCTATTTTGAACTAAAAGTAGCCTTGTCAGAGATTAAAGAAAGCAAATAA